The region AACATAGGAAATGATCAAAGAAGTTGGGTTGGTTAGGCTGTTGATGGTGCATGAATGTCTTGAACCCCACCATAAATGGCACCAGTGCACAACAATTGGGTGCCGCTCACTATTATGGTCACCACTTCTAGTGTCCGCTGTTTTTCAACACAACCACTTCCATTGTTAGATCCAccaaaaataatgatttttttaaatataagacAAAAATACAGGATAATTTTGCGGTTACCAAACTATAGTGTTTTTACCATTTGGATACAGATTattaaattcttatattttaataatcaaaCTTTAGTTTTACTAATAAAACAAGTCGCGAAATGATTACTTATGTCGATAAAAAAGTGATTAGGTAACTATTTTATAAGTAAGAAAGGTTCATTTTGTCCCTGAATTAGACGCAAAAGGTCAATTAAGGTCAAGTTCAtgactttgaaaaaaaaaacactataaatttgaCATTTTGACCCAATTCACCCCCTAAGATGAAGTGGCTCCAAAATAATTGGAGCAGTATATGAAAATTAGAGCTCATGGTGCAGACAATTGTTAGACAATTTAAAGTTGAAAGGATAAAAcgagcaaaaaaattaaatttagggtGTTTTTTTTAAGAGTCATGgcttaattgatattttgtgccaagttgagtgGGCACAATGTAccttaatttattgattttataaataCTATTATAGCGACTGTAAAAGAAATTAACCCGAAAAATATTTTGACCTTAGGGGTGATAATAATTATATTCGTGTACATAGTTGTGAATTTAGTGTTGAACTAACTTACCAAGTTTGCATCGGTCCAGCCTACGTTAATCTCTTTACATGCCAATCTgcacaataaataataaattttaaactcaaatgatctgaaaattaaaaacaacGAAAAAAAAGTGGGAATATGAATTAACCCCATGGCTAGAAGAGTGAGTGACAAGGCTGTGACAGAAGACGCAGCAGCTGTATGCAAATTTGGAACATTTAATTGAAGCATATTATATAGTCCACTTAGAGATGTAACGATGCCAACCATGCTGGAAATCAGAGAGAAAATGACGAGAGGACCGGTCGCCATGTTCCCCATCGGAAAATATATCGGAAATATATGAGCAGGAATCGATAAAAGAGACGCTGTATTATTAAAACACAACGCGTTAGCATATATTTATGGCTAGCGCGGATATCTAAATGATGAaataaaaacgctaaaaataaaaaaatagcaaatttacattttttacaAGAACAGactattaatataaattttttgagtTCGAAACGTTTTTGGAAAATGCTGAAGTGTGAAACGGTCAAATTACATCATTGTATAAAGTTCTAGAATTTCGGAAGCGAAATTGGAAACGGCAAAATTACATTTTATAGAATACAAAGTTTCAGAGTTTTGAAATTATTTCCGAAAACGAAATGAAATGTTGAAACGTAAGAATCGACAAGCTTTCCGAGTAACTAGATTTTTGGTACCTGTTTCATAAGATCTATGAATTGCATGATTGACTGCCCATGAAGCAATGACtagtatgataaagtataaggcAATGTTGATGATGAACAGCAAGAATGCTGCTGATTTAGTTGCTCCTGAAGCCATGACCTCCTTCAGCAATGAGACaaaaggatttttttttaatttcactctGCTTCAGAGAATTGCATATATGTAATGCAAGGAAATAAGGAGTTAATATTCTTTTCTGAACAAAGGtggttttatatatttatattttattttcctctACTTATTCCATTGGTATAGGGCTGGCAATGTCGACTAGACTCGTGTCCATGACACAAGAAATTAAGCGGGTTctaattgaatttatataatttcGGATCATAGGTCATTTATGACATGGTAAAATAgtatattcaattaatcttcTTAACCCGTCAAAGACATTTTTGAgtctatttatttaattgtctTAATTAGTTTACTTATAATATGTGATACAAATATATTCATATAacatatatatgaaaaattataatttataattataaattacaattttatttgttgtttgttGTATGATGGTTTGTGATTGTTTAGGATGTTTGTTGTTTGATTGtattcattttaataaaaaaaataagtcgaatatattttaaaaaaaaacgtgtTAAATAGATTAGATAAGTTTTTTTGTGTATGTAACGACCTATTATGACTTTTTTGATAAATGGGTTGGACAATTTATACATGTTAATATGCTAAACAAATGTGTCATgtgtatgtttgatattttaatagGATTGCTTAAATATGTCGGGTTCAGATTGAAAAATTACAGGATTGCTTAAATATGTCGGGTTCAGATTGAAAAATTATGTCTAAATTTGAATAGGTATCCGACATATTTATAACACGGTGATATGAACTGACAGTCCTACATTGCTAGatagattttcttgattttcaggaaATGTTTTTTAGTTCATTATGTTAGCTGGAATTTAATCATTAAAGGGTAAGGAATCCAATTAAGTGTTGGATAGGTATCCCTTTTTCTTGGAATAATAAGCTTTTCTTGCTGTACAGGCAATACAGGAACAAAGTTAACCTCGAATcactttctctttttattttatttttggttagGCACTGCAATGTCCGGAATCACTGTCATGACTAATTCACCGAGCTGGATAATACCCGTTAAGACTAGAAAACtcttttatagtttttttttaaaactgttcGATATTCAGAACTCGAACCATAGACCTTTGGTAAAGGAGAAAAGAGCCCTTGTTGATGGTACATGAAAGTTGATGAACAAAGAAAGTAAATGGTGATAAAAAGTGAATTTCTACTCATCTTTTTGGATAGTTTGTTCCAATAACAAGAAACAAACTCAACAACAAATGGAATGTAGGGCAATCAAAATCAAGAACTTGATGTGAAATCACCAAACAGAACTTCCCAGAAATTGCCAAAAAAGCTGAATAAAAAATGGTTCAAACAATAAGTAAATAAATGTTTACCCATAAGTACAAAACTAATATGGGCAATGAAGAATCCTTATCCATATGATGTTTCTCAATCCAAGAGACCATTTTACAATCTGATAGCATCAGGACTCTTATTTACACAGATCATTCCTAAGGACTAACACCAGAAAGCTTTCCCTCAGCGCAGGCCAATGAAATTCAAGTCGATTACTTCCTGCGCTGATGAGGTTGTCTTCAACGAAATCACCTTAAACTTTCAACGAAAGCTTCTGAGCAGCGAGAGCTTCAGCCTCAAGGGTTGGTTCCCATAGAAGTGTACTCTCCGCCAGTAATCCGGTCACCACATACGGGTCCATGTTGGAGGCTGGACGTCGGTCTTCCAAGTACCCTATGACAGAAAAACAACAACAGAAAGATCACTTGATCATTGGAGCAGATGTCGATTCTGGCAATGAAACTAACAGGAAACAATTAACGAAAGCTGACATGTATGAATAGAATAGGGCATGCAGTACCTTTGCCATTCTTCTCGGTATCACGCCCTACTCGGATTGAGCAGCCACGATTAGCCACTCCCTGAAAGTTAAATTTTGGAAAACATAATTAGCAGCGTACGAAAATGTATTTCAGTCTTAGGAATTGGATACAGTCATACAGATATCCTCTGATCATACCCATGAAAATTGGTCGATGCTGGCAGTTTCATGCTTTCCGGTCAATCTTCTTTCATTTCCTTCACCATATGCACTGATATGTTCTTTGTGGCGAAGTGACAGATTCAAGATTGCTTTCTTTATCACTTCAAAGCCGCCATCTTCCCTCATGCTCTTTGTGCTGTAACACAAAATATAGTATTACTGAAACGATTCTGGTACGTTTCATATGTATTTATATTGTATAAGAGTTTTATATGCAAGATCAAGTAAAGATCATATTGCCTGTAATTGGTGTGGCATCCTGCACCATTCCAATCACCCTGTTGGCACAAAGAACGAAGAGTTTTACAATTATCTCATGAAAATTCTGAGTTAAAGGCGAAAAACTTAACATGAAGATTGAAATCACCTCTATAGGTTTTGGATCAAGGGTGAGAACTACACCAGCTTGTTCTGTTATTCTCTGTCAGGACAGAAGGTAAACGTTAAAACATACTCGGTCCTTTCACTAAAATTAGCTCGATTTTGTCCTGTTTCTAGTTTTGATTGTTTCAAATTGTTAGTCCAATCTAAGACGAGCAATATGGATCGAACCAAAGAACTCAATAGACAGCATGAAGATGCAGTAGGTTAACTTTACAGTTGATACTATTATGTTTAGAAGTAAAGCTTATTTGAGTTGAACTGTTGAAGTGGGATAAttccacattggttgtgtgtgtgacaatatgtgtttatatattggttggacCTCTTTACTTAATACCAATTGATTTTAAGATGGAAtataacatggtatcagagtttgtccattcacacaatttaaaatttgaatttggtcAGGCCCATGCGAGGCATGAGGAGGATCGACTGCTCTGCTCGGtcacgctacgcgtgagggggagtgttgaagtgggatAATTCTatattggttgtgtgtgtgagtggacatgtgtttatatcgGTTGGgcgttttaagatggaatctagggtaattgattctgaCCATCATTGAATtttcgagttttttcatttcagtaagtaaactattttttttttcattttgatcaccgaactttcattttttttcattttgatacttcaggccaaaaatgcttgtggcagccggaagttgacatgtgacaaccgaattttacaagttttactttgaaaatttatcacatacataatttcactttgaaaatgactttttagatcaaataatgcatatatggcaagttttcaggttaaaaaaaaattagtttcggctgccacctaagcatttttggccataaaatactaaaatgaaaaaaaatgaaaaaaaaatagtttagtgactgaaatgaaaaaattcaaaagttcagtgatcttcaggatcaattaccctGGAATCTAACATGAACAATGTGCTATTATAGTTCATATCTTACTTCTGTTCAGGAAGAAAAAATTGACTATCTTGCTGATGAGGTCGGCATTCTTTTGaataacaactaaataaaaattacctcAAGGATGTATCTTGAGCACCAAATGTGATCTCCCGCTTCAATTCCCACGCTTGGACCGACTTGATATTCCCACTGGAAAACATTGAAAAAATTAAGGGTAATGAAACTGAGCAGTCAAGCTTACGGCATTACTTCAGTTATCTGCAAGTAAAACATGCAAAAGCTCGCGGTGAGGGTTAAACCTGGCCGGGCATAACCTCCCCATTTGTGCCGCTAATGTTAATTCCAGCATATAAACAAGCCTTGTAATGAGCATCTGATATGTCACGACCAAATGACTTATCTGCTCCAGCTGCACAGTAGTAAGGACCCTGAGAAAAATATAGAAGAGCTGGTCACCTTCAAATTCCATGTCACGGTAGATTACGAGAAACTGAATGGCTGAACTGAAGAGTCTTACCTGAGGACCAGGATAGGCTCCAACAGGCCAGCCCAAAGGCCACTTCACATTTGGTTGGAGTAAGGTGTACTCTTGCTCAATTCCGAACCTAGATTAagaaatttaatgaaaaaaacatAACTGCCTAAGTTATCACAAACATAGTACATAATAATTTACTCAATATATTGAATAACTGACATAAAATGGAAGAACAAAAACTGAAAATGGCTCCAAAGCTCAAAATCATGAATATTTCCCAGCATATATAGATAATGCTTATAAAATTTGGAGTACTGCATGAAAACAAGACTGGGACGTACCATGGAACTTCATCTGCAACCTTCTTGTTGCTGAAAATACTGGCAGCGCGATGGCGTTTGTTTGTAGGGATAGGCTCACCTGCTGGTGTGTATGCATCACAAATTacctttacaaaacaaacaaaacccATATCAACAAAgacaacaaaacaaaaccaatatcAACAAACATGGTATTTCGAAACCAAAATCGTTAGCTATTGGCTCCATTAACACTCACCAGAATATTGTTACCTCCACGGAAAGGATCCTTGAAAATTGCCTGGGGGCTGGATAAAATCAGAAGTTAAGGCTTTGCTTGATGATGAATATAATGCAGAAATTTGTCAATATTCTCATGGAATCTTACTATAGAATAACTTCACTATCGTCTCCTGGTGCTTGTCCAGTACTTGACCCATCATAGTTCCACTTGGGAAGCTCAGATGGATGTTCCACAGGCTTTGAGAGAGTCTGAAGGAATAAACTGATCAGCAATGTGACAGGATGCAGTAAAAATATGCATTAGTAAATGGAAAAATTTACTAGCTGATATTTTTGTTATTCTATTACCCTTGACTTGCTTCTCACATCAATACCGGTTCCTCCAATcctgtttcaaaaaaaatgtatGTATCATTAGTTAGTGATACAGTTAACTTGTTCAGTCTACTTGAAAATAAAAGCAAATTAAGAAGGGCCAACTAAAAGAAGCCGAAGGCTATACCAATTGTGACTGTAGATGAGATCTCCCTCAGGATATGTTTTGGTAACAAAAAATAGAAATACTACGAAATAAGTATGTACCAGATATACTCAGCGATGATTCTGTCGGTGTATGGTGTGATGTCCAAATTTAGAAGATCTTCCATCCTATTGATGGTGCTGTTGTCAGAGTTCACTGCAAATACCCTAAGTCTGCCAGTATTTTTAGCTGCGACTTTCTTATTCTGCTTTAGCAGCAGGGAATTCCACATCTTCGTCGTCAGGGGGCTCGCAGGCATTGAATTCTTTGGGATTCTCATCTGCCATTGTGCAGAGGGTGCCAAGATCTGTGCCATTTTCACCTACACTTTGCTGGAAAATCAGAACAAGTGAATAACAAAGAACTTAACATCTTAAAACTTAACATCAAGGTGACCAACTTAAAAACTGATCTAATTACAAACCCACTAGTTATCTACATTTTCCTCATGTCATTTTCCAATAGCTCTAATTCTATTTCACCTGCAAAACTCCTATCAAATTCcatttctttaattattattaggCCACTAGGAGCCATTATTTCATTCTTACCCGGTTCAGGTGAGATCTAATGCTCCTAACTGCTGTTTAACAATGTCAATCAACTTTTATGTTGTTAGGATGTCAATTATCAATAATGATTACCATTCAAAGTCAGTTAAACTACAAAACAGCATATTTTGTATGGTTAAAGGGCAAATAAGAAGATCCAACTACacaccaatgagctatagctcaaatagtataagcacTTAGCAGCAAACTGCGGAATCTTATTTCATTTGAATACATGCCAAGTAATTTCCTTTTCTCCTATgtgaaatgaaaaatgaaaaaactttATTGCATAATTTCTGATAAGGAGAAAGGAATTTGTGGCATAAAATGAAAAACGACAATAAAGCATATGTTTTCTAGCTACTATTCTATCATGTTCCTGGTGGACCAGATCAGTAACTTGCATAAACAAACCTCAtaaagtacatcactttttTAAATGACCAAAATGTCCCAAATTAAACAAATAGTAACATCCAAGCCCTTAACAACATCTTACTGGAGAACAATAATAACACATCATGAACAATTGGAAGGTAGCATAACAAACACAAATCTTCAAACTTTCTAGAGAACTTTCTAGTGAGAGAAGCccaacaaaaaataaacaaaaagactAAAACTTCAATTATCTTTTAACTTCAAGAATTCATAACTCCATGCATAGTATACAATTTATGGATCTTCAGtcaacttttttcattttctatatTAAAGAACTGACCATGTTTGACATCAAGTGCAGCTTTAACTCATAATGAGaccaaaaaaaaactaaaaaatggaCATTGATGAAAAAACTGACCTTGGAACAGTAAGAAAAATGGCTGGTGGAGCAGAAAAGTTGATGGTTTTGGCTGTGTGAGTGAGGGAGGGGGAGAGAGTGAGAGCAGTTTTAGTAGTTGCAAAAAGactttttatatgtaagaaagGGCAGTGACGGGTAAAGCAAGAAAATTTGTGGGGCTCTTTGGCTTTTGTAGAGGAGATAGGGGTGTACTTTTGAGTGGAGGAAATTTGTTTATGCTCTCTTTCTCAAGATTCTGATAAGAGTTTATTGATCACATTTGGAAGTTGAAAAAACATTATGaatttataatggtttttaaatatccattttaattatttgtatttattttttatttttaatcaattcaTAACTCtggtagtattatttatttattttatttaagacTAATCTCAATTATTGAAgtaccaaaaatataaaaatcaaagacTCATCGACAATACAATAAGAACGATAATCATTCACAAAAACGTTTTTTAGCCAATAAATGAGTTATCTGATTATGTTAGGGGTTGCaaactgaaatttaatttaagtaaaCTATAAACTAAGCATGGAATCTACTAAGACGACTACATCAAATGAAAAAGTCATCACATATAAAAAtcttaagtttttttaaaaaaaatacatgttgaAGCATGTAAGCAACAAATTATCTATTGTCGTTCACATTTTCATTATTTCTACCAACCTtcgaaaatatttaaattatatgttttcatcaaaaattatttttaatttcaattgctAAATTTAGTATTTTGTTTATCGTGTTAATCGAATATAAATTTCGCATGATCACTAGATGTTcaatttgttcatttttttattaagctATATACATACaacaattatcaaaattaaatatacatatttaagCTTACGTAGAACTAAATGTTTAAACAATAACATGTTCGATATTATTTACAGATCAcctaatatatttaaaagtcaTATTATATGACCATTTAAACATAACAATACAAccaaattcttttttttatatatacaatttttttattaaagatgacaaaataaactattattatAAAGTACAACTAACGAACCTTAATCAAAGTAATTagaaacatattaaaattattgcaaaaaaaaatatctatgatcaaataattttatttttatggtaGAGGCGGCTTGATCTAGTCTTCATATTAAATTTCTACTCAAAATggagttaattttattttaaaaatgatgaaaaaataacgataacaaatattaaaagaaaatacaaaataaaattaaaattaaattggttATCATCATCAACACAAAAAAACACATCTTTTGTACTATTGatgacaattaaaaaattaagtttttagAGTTTCTGAAAGtaaatgcagatttttagaGAAAAATAAGAGAAACGTGTTACTCTATtatagtatttaataaattcaataGTATTATTATgagtaaaatatataataaatttgttatatataataCTTAGAATATCGGTGGACATTCAGTgaataaatctattttttatttgtatttttaaagttttttaattatttatataagtgATTGAAGTTTTATGATCATCTTGATGAAAGTTGCAAAAAAACTAtccttaattattttatatatttatctattATGAATATGAGAAaagatattaatatatatagtgatcctattttattttttatttaattagaataataatttatgattatttaatttgtaaatttttttacatatactctttattatattaattgaatCAAGTGGGGtctaaaaaatatacttaaatcCTATTTCACATCATTATTAAAAGTATTAAtggaaattaataatttttaaatttagttaaaactCTATATTTAGATTATGTGTGAATTAAAGAAATACATGGACTAAGTGCTTATATTATTAATGAATATAAGTGCAACCATCATGACTAGCCATGAATGGTAGATTCTTAGCTAAATTATTATACTATTAtggttgtttttaatttataccaGTTCCTatgaattttatcattttcataaatttttaatttatataaattaaatatttagttttaatttttttattaaaagagtTATTACTGGGGATGTAAACGAAACGAGCCGAGCCGAGATTTGGAGTATTCATATTCAGCTCGTTTAGTgaacaaggtgttcatgttcgttcgAGCTTTGAAGGGTGTTCATGTTCGATTTGTTTAGATTTTAtaatgttcatgttcggctcgtgtTTGTTCCTTTAGTTTAAACGAATAATCTCGCGAACTAGCTCACGAACAAACTCGATAAGTGCCAAACGAGTCCGTTTGCAATCCCGTTTGCGAATCTGTTTGTTTAATAGCTACAACAAATAAAATTCGCACAAAACTATGTCAGTTTTTTATATTGAAACTGTAGTTTTGTTAAAcctttgtatttttaaaattatatataaggtatttatataaattaatttaaatacgAGTCAGTCCGCGAACACCCTGAGTTTCTAAACAAGCTTGTTCACGAACTTTATTCGACCTCGTTCCAGAACTCTTATTCGAACTCGTTCCCGAACTCTTATTCGAACTCGTTCATGAACCGCTAATCGAGCCGTTCGTGAACCTAAACGAACCGAACACCGATATATTCATGTTCGACTTGTTTAAATatcaaacataaaatcaagATCGAACTCGGTTCGTTTAGTTTACGAACGAACACGAAtcgagctcttatcgagccgaacacctAGATGCTCACGAGCAGCTCAGTTCTTCTTCTCCCTTAGCTATTACTACACAgtattttcttgaattttaattaatttaaataacaaatttaattttatagagcAATTGATtattaaagttaattttaattggaatcaaattaaaaattatgtctaatatattattttgaagttaaataaataaatataagtaatatttataataaacaaatttagtAAATAATGTTAAATTAATTCCGCATAATTGCGGCATACGacaatttttttcctttttcaatAAGGCATACGATACGACtacttaatttataattgtGACAGATTCTCTCACTTTTGGATCTCATCATTTGTATAAGTTGAAAGTTTGaaccaataattttatatttagattacACCATTGattcttaattaaattattatccaTGACTGTCAGTTTTGATACTTACAATgacatataaatattttatagcaatttttttattatgataagATAAGTGAGCTGTGCTGCGATGAAGACTTTTGGTTCAGCAATAACTCAATTTTCAACGCCTTTTACATCTCACGAACCGGCAAAGAGAGACACTGATTTATAGTAGTATAGTTACTATAGTATCTACTAATTAACATAACATAAATTGAATGTTTTAGAAGTTAGAACTGTCAAATTTGTAACCTCTAAATCAACTCAATCTGCagatttcaaaattaaatttgtagaATGCTAACCTCAAATCAACTCAATCTGCAGAtttcaaaattctaaaaataataataaataaattaatgattttgaaattgaagtaaatgaatatatatctagtaataaattgaaattgaagTAAAATCAAGCGATATTTTTATTAACAATTGagtttatagttttaattttatcttttcaattctgatttgataaaattattaggttttttattatttttgtgctTAAATCTGTTAGTCTGAAGGATTCATGATCTACAGAAAGCTAGCTATTGAATAATTTCACGAATCTCTATGAATTTTGAACcgtaaaaacttaaaatttagtgtttttttatttatgttgttgTTCTTGATGATTCGTTGTTTGATCTTTTTTAAGATCAAAGGTTGTATGTAATTGTCTGATGATTAATGGTTGTTGCGTCGATTGTAAAAGAATTGCGTGCTCTGAAGTACTGCAATGGTATGATTTTGGTTTGAGATTGAAGATCTGTTTTGGAAGCTTAAATTCTTTCCTATTTTTACTGTTATTAAGGAAGGGAAGAATTGTcctattaaaattctaaatcagcttattttaaaatttgaggtatttttgtaaaaaaaaattctttaagagatttttgtatatttataatttgtgaggtataaataaagaataataattcAACGCAACGGTTGTGCCACGTTATTTGTGCAACAATCAATGAGGCGTTTGCCATGTGTGaatatttagataaaaaatgcaataaataaaaaaaatttatcgcAAATATTTATTggcttataataaaaataacgtGACACATTTGTTGCGTGAGATAAAAAATCGTAAATAAAAATCTATtgtttttttaagatatttgtGAGTTCAACCCTTAACATTTGAAGctaatttcaaaaaagaaattatgtcccatatgtttttttttagtttgtaaaaatatgttataattttttgctattgtaaaaatacatttttctaattaatttttattataaaaatacgcCATCTATCAATAATCTACTAAAAgagtgtatttttttatataaaaaaaagattgaTCGATTATTTAGCTGAAAATGAGTATATTTATAGAAAGTCCAATTTCAAATCGAATTGAAGAATTGGCCCAAGCACAAAATGAACAGCCCAGGAACTTATCTTTGCTCATTGCATTACACACGTGTAAAGAGCCACGCAAACATCAGTTTCACATGTGTGTAATAGTAAGAGAAATAGATATGTACGGTagagaagaaaaacaaaagccaaaaagtgaaaaaatttaaaaaaaaatcagattttcattttaagtaatttttaaacaatgaaaggaacaaaacaaaattatagaATTACAAGAAAACACATACAAATAATACAACAACATTGACAGTAAACATTAACAGAGAGGCCGGTCTTCTCCCTTATTTGTTTTGTCTGATTAATTCAGTTTCAGACACACACAGAGTATCTTCTCtttgtttcttgttttttttaaattaaatttggcttcttaattttatttttttattttaaatttgctaAACAAGTATAAACACAACAGaaccaaaaaaagaaataaagaggAATCCCAATCAAAATCTTTTATGGAGCAACTTGTTAACTTTATTATACGCCCTCCCAggtattcaatttttattttgttttctatgatttcattcttttttagtttgattctgTACTTTAATTTATGCAATTGGTTTATTACGTTTAAGTCGAATTTTGGTTCTTAAGCACTTGgaatagaattttaatttttaaatctgtGTAGAATTTGAATCTGGTATCTGGGTTTAATTCCAATTTAATACCCTTTTTGTTACTTGAGCTAAATTTTGAATCTTTTGCCTTCATAAGAGATAATTTAGATTTCAAGCTTTAAATTTCATTTGATTTGGGATTCAAATATTTACTATTGGATCTTCTGTAGTGGTGTGTTCCTAATTTTAGATCTGTCACTGTTAATtttattgcacaattaaatttcTTTGAAAATGCCTCTAAACATGAGATGTTAATTTGATAGAAGTATTTAATAGATGTAGAATTTCATTTAGTTAAAAAATTGGCATAGAATTATCAATTA is a window of Mercurialis annua linkage group LG2, ddMerAnnu1.2, whole genome shotgun sequence DNA encoding:
- the LOC126667591 gene encoding glutamine synthetase leaf isozyme, chloroplastic → MAQILAPSAQWQMRIPKNSMPASPLTTKMWNSLLLKQNKKVAAKNTGRLRVFAVNSDNSTINRMEDLLNLDITPYTDRIIAEYIWIGGTGIDVRSKSRTLSKPVEHPSELPKWNYDGSSTGQAPGDDSEVILYPQAIFKDPFRGGNNILVICDAYTPAGEPIPTNKRHRAASIFSNKKVADEVPWFGIEQEYTLLQPNVKWPLGWPVGAYPGPQGPYYCAAGADKSFGRDISDAHYKACLYAGINISGTNGEVMPGQWEYQVGPSVGIEAGDHIWCSRYILERITEQAGVVLTLDPKPIEGDWNGAGCHTNYSTKSMREDGGFEVIKKAILNLSLRHKEHISAYGEGNERRLTGKHETASIDQFSWGVANRGCSIRVGRDTEKNGKGYLEDRRPASNMDPYVVTGLLAESTLLWEPTLEAEALAAQKLSLKV
- the LOC126669439 gene encoding membrane protein PM19L, whose protein sequence is MASGATKSAAFLLFIINIALYFIILVIASWAVNHAIHRSYETASLLSIPAHIFPIYFPMGNMATGPLVIFSLISSMVGIVTSLSGLYNMLQLNVPNLHTAAASSVTALSLTLLAMGLACKEINVGWTDANLRTLEVVTIIVSGTQLLCTGAIYGGVQDIHAPSTA